A single genomic interval of Zingiber officinale cultivar Zhangliang chromosome 4A, Zo_v1.1, whole genome shotgun sequence harbors:
- the LOC121969659 gene encoding DExH-box ATP-dependent RNA helicase DExH1-like isoform X1 has translation MSYRPNYQGGRRGGGRGGSGRGGRGGGRGGGGRGEQRWWDPQWRAERLRQMAGEVEKLDENEWSTKIHQFKQDCQQELIVRRNFGRDGQNTLSSIAQMQGLYFHAYNKGKTLVFSKVPLPDYRADLDEKHGSTQTEIKMSTETERRVENLLDRSKDVAAKSSSTSTFVEGGKKTLTTLPISISESISSFNASKEKFSAQLRDLQDSKKASQSARAMLAFRERLPAYKMKDEFLTAVAENQVLVVSGETGCGKTTQLPQFILEQEIEHLRGADCSIICTQPRRISAISVATRIASERDESIGETVGYQIRLEAKSSKLTRLLFCTTGVLLRRLVQEPDLAGVSHVLVDEIHERGINEDFLIIILRDLLPRRPDLRVVLMSATLNADLFSKYFGNSPVIHIPGFTFPVTEFFLEDIIEKTRYKITPEFDNYQGNSRRRRMRQSSAKCDPLSEMFEGVDIDVQYKNYSISTRQSLEAWSSAQLELGLVEATIEYICRNEGDGAILVFLTGWDEISKLLEKIKGNIYLGDSNKFLVLPLHGSMPTVNQREIFDRPPKNIRKIVLATNIAESSITIDDVVYVVDCGKAKETSYDALNKLACLLPSWISKASAHQRRGRAGRVQPGVCYRLYPKIIHDAMPQYQLPEILRTPLQELCLNIKSLQLGVIAAFLAKALQPPDPLSVKNAVELLKAIGALDETEELTPLGRHLCTLPLDPNIGKMLLIGSIFQCLDPALTIAAALAHRDPFVLPINRKEEADSAKRFFAGDSCSDHIALRNAFEAWKDAKHGGRERAFCWENFLSPITLQMMEDMRKQFLDLLSDIGFVDKAKGAKAYNQYGDDMEMICAVLCAGLYPNVIQCKRRGKRTAFYSKDVGKVDIHPSSVNARVNLFPLSYMIYSDKVKSSSIYIRDSTNISDYALLLFGGNLTPSESGEGIEMLDGYLHFSAPKNRLQLIQRLRGELDKLLQRKIEEPELDLPAEGKDVVAAAVELLHNQNVYR, from the exons GTTGAAAAGCTGGATGAAAATGAATGGTCAACTAAGATACATCAATTTAAACAAGATTGCCAACAGGAGCTGATAGTCAGGCGCAATTTTGGTCGCGATGGTCAGAATACTCTGTCAAGTATAGCTCAGATGCAGGGGTTATACTT CCATGCATACAACAAAGGGAAGACACTTGTCTTTAGCAAAGTTCCTTTGCCTGATTATCGTGCTGATCTTGATGAAAAGCATGGATCAACTCAAACAGAG ATTAAAATGTCTACAGAAACTGAAAGAAGAGTAGAAAATCTTTTGGATAGATCAAAAGATGTGGCTGCCAAGAGTAGCTCCACCAGTACATTTGTTGAGGGAGGCAAGAAAACATTGACAACCTTGCCCATTTCTATATCTGAATCAATTTCATCGTTTAATGCTTCAAAGGAAAAGTTTAGTGCTCAACTGAGGGACCTACAGGATTCCAAGAAG GCATCCCAGAGTGCCAGAGCAATGTTGGCTTTCAGGGAAAGGTTACCAGCATACAAAATGAAGGATGAGTTTTTAACAGCTGTGGCAGAAAATCAG GTCCTTGTTGTTTCTGGTGAGACGGGCTGTGGCAAAACTACACAATTACCCCAATTCATCTTGGAGCAAGAGATAGAACATCTTCGTGGAGCAGATTGCAGTATTATATGTACTCAGCCACGACGGATATCTGCCATATCTGTTGCAACACGCATTGCTTCCGAAAGGGATGAAAGTATCGGAGAAACTGTTGGTTACCAGATTCGTTTAGAAGCAAAATCTTCTAAGCTAACACGTCTACTATTTTGTACAACAGGAGTCTTACTCCGGAGGCTG gttcAAGAACCAGACCTAGCAGGTGTTAGTCATGTACTTGTTGATGAAATTCATGAAAGAGGCATAAATGAGGATTTCCTTATAATTATATTGCGTGACCTTCTTCCACGACGGCCAGACCTGCGAGTAGTATTAATGAGTGCCACCTTGAATGCTGATCTCTTCTCCAAATACTTTGGTAATTCACCAGTCATCCACATACCG GGTTTTACATTTCCTGTAACAGAATTTTTCCTAGAGGACATAATTGAAAAAACACGATACAAGATAACACCTGAGTTTGATAATTATCAAGGGAactcgaggaggaggaggatgaggcAATCATCTGCAAAATGTGATCCTTTGTCAGAAATGTTTGAG GGTGTTGATATTGATGTACAATACAAAAATTATAGCATATCTACAAGGCAATCACTTGAAGCATGGTCTTCTGCACAACTGGAATTGGGTCTT GTGGAAGCCACTATTGAATATATTTGCCGCAATGAAGGTGATGGAGCCATCCTTGTGTTCCTTACTGGATGGGATGAAATATCCAAACTGCTAGAAAAAATTAAAGGAAACATTTATCTTGGAGATTCCaataaatttcttgttcttccattACATGGTTCAATGCCAACTGTCAATCAACGTGAAATCTTTGACAGACCTCCAAAGAACATAAG GAAGATAGTTTTAGCAACAAATATTGCAGAAAGCAGCATTACGATAGATGATGTTGTTTATGTTGTTGATTGTGGCAAGGCTAAAGAAACAAGTTATGATGCCCTTAATAAGCTGGCATGCTTGTTACCATCATGGATATCAAAGGCTTCAGCACATCAG AGAAGAGGACGTGCTGGCCGAGTTCAACCAGGGGTGTGCTATAGGTTGTACCCAAAAATTATTCATGATGCTATGCCCCAGTACCAGTTACCTGAAATTCTTCGAACCCCTTTGCAAGAACTATGCCTTAACATTAAAAGCCTACAACTTGGAGTAATTGCAGCATTTTTAGCCAAGGCTCTTCAACCCCCTGATCCTTTGTCTGTTAAAAATGCTGTTGAACTTTTGAAAGCAATTGGAGCACTGGATGAAACAGAGGAGCTTACCCCACTTG GACGGCATCTGTGCACTCTACCCTTGGATCCAAATATTGGAAAGATGCTACTTATAGGATCCATATTCCAGTGCCTAGATCCAGCTCTCACAATTGCCGCCGCTCTGGCACATCGCGACCCATTCGTTCTACCTATAAATAGAAAAGAAGAAGCTGATTCTGCTAAAAGATTCTTTGCTGGTGATTCTTGCAG TGATCATATTGCTCTTCGTAATGCGTTTGAAGCATGGAAGGATGCAAAACATGGTGGTAGAGAGCGTGCTTTCTGTTGGGAGAATTTCTTGTCTCCCATAACATTGCAAATGATGGAGGATATGAGAAAGCAGTTCTTGGATCTGCTATCTGACATTGGTTTTGTGGATAAAGCTAAAGGTGCCAAG GCATACAACCAGTATGGAGATGATATGGAAATGATATGTGCTGTTCTTTGTGCTGGCCTTTACCCCAATGTCATCCAATGcaaaagaagaggaaagagaacAGCTTTCTACAGCAAAGATGTCGGGAAAGTTGATATCCATCCTTCCTCAGTTAATGCAAGGGTCAATCTGTTCCCTCTGTCCTACATGATTTACAGTGATAAGGTGAAATCTTCAAGCATATACATAAGGGATTCAACAAATATTTCAGATTATGCTTTGCTTCTGTTTGGTGGCAACCTTACACCCAGTGAATCTGGCGAGGGTATTGAGATGTTGGATGGCTACCTTCATTTCTCAGCTCCTAAAAACAGGCTACAACTTATTCAG AGATTGAGAGGAGAGCTTGATAAACTTTTGCAGAGGAAAATTGAGGAGCCAGAGCTGGATCTCCCTGCAGAAGGTAAGGATGTGGTTGCCGCAGCTGTAGAATTATTGCACAATCAAAACGTTTACCGATAA
- the LOC121969659 gene encoding DExH-box ATP-dependent RNA helicase DExH1-like isoform X2 — translation MSYRPNYQGGRRGGGRGGSGRGGRGGGRGGGGRGEQRWWDPQWRAERLRQMAGEVEKLDENEWSTKIHQFKQDCQQELIVRRNFGRDGQNTLSSIAQMQGLYFHAYNKGKTLVFSKVPLPDYRADLDEKHGSTQTEIKMSTETERRVENLLDRSKDVAAKSSSTSTFVEGGKKTLTTLPISISESISSFNASKEKFSAQLRDLQDSKKSARAMLAFRERLPAYKMKDEFLTAVAENQVLVVSGETGCGKTTQLPQFILEQEIEHLRGADCSIICTQPRRISAISVATRIASERDESIGETVGYQIRLEAKSSKLTRLLFCTTGVLLRRLVQEPDLAGVSHVLVDEIHERGINEDFLIIILRDLLPRRPDLRVVLMSATLNADLFSKYFGNSPVIHIPGFTFPVTEFFLEDIIEKTRYKITPEFDNYQGNSRRRRMRQSSAKCDPLSEMFEGVDIDVQYKNYSISTRQSLEAWSSAQLELGLVEATIEYICRNEGDGAILVFLTGWDEISKLLEKIKGNIYLGDSNKFLVLPLHGSMPTVNQREIFDRPPKNIRKIVLATNIAESSITIDDVVYVVDCGKAKETSYDALNKLACLLPSWISKASAHQRRGRAGRVQPGVCYRLYPKIIHDAMPQYQLPEILRTPLQELCLNIKSLQLGVIAAFLAKALQPPDPLSVKNAVELLKAIGALDETEELTPLGRHLCTLPLDPNIGKMLLIGSIFQCLDPALTIAAALAHRDPFVLPINRKEEADSAKRFFAGDSCSDHIALRNAFEAWKDAKHGGRERAFCWENFLSPITLQMMEDMRKQFLDLLSDIGFVDKAKGAKAYNQYGDDMEMICAVLCAGLYPNVIQCKRRGKRTAFYSKDVGKVDIHPSSVNARVNLFPLSYMIYSDKVKSSSIYIRDSTNISDYALLLFGGNLTPSESGEGIEMLDGYLHFSAPKNRLQLIQRLRGELDKLLQRKIEEPELDLPAEGKDVVAAAVELLHNQNVYR, via the exons GTTGAAAAGCTGGATGAAAATGAATGGTCAACTAAGATACATCAATTTAAACAAGATTGCCAACAGGAGCTGATAGTCAGGCGCAATTTTGGTCGCGATGGTCAGAATACTCTGTCAAGTATAGCTCAGATGCAGGGGTTATACTT CCATGCATACAACAAAGGGAAGACACTTGTCTTTAGCAAAGTTCCTTTGCCTGATTATCGTGCTGATCTTGATGAAAAGCATGGATCAACTCAAACAGAG ATTAAAATGTCTACAGAAACTGAAAGAAGAGTAGAAAATCTTTTGGATAGATCAAAAGATGTGGCTGCCAAGAGTAGCTCCACCAGTACATTTGTTGAGGGAGGCAAGAAAACATTGACAACCTTGCCCATTTCTATATCTGAATCAATTTCATCGTTTAATGCTTCAAAGGAAAAGTTTAGTGCTCAACTGAGGGACCTACAGGATTCCAAGAAG AGTGCCAGAGCAATGTTGGCTTTCAGGGAAAGGTTACCAGCATACAAAATGAAGGATGAGTTTTTAACAGCTGTGGCAGAAAATCAG GTCCTTGTTGTTTCTGGTGAGACGGGCTGTGGCAAAACTACACAATTACCCCAATTCATCTTGGAGCAAGAGATAGAACATCTTCGTGGAGCAGATTGCAGTATTATATGTACTCAGCCACGACGGATATCTGCCATATCTGTTGCAACACGCATTGCTTCCGAAAGGGATGAAAGTATCGGAGAAACTGTTGGTTACCAGATTCGTTTAGAAGCAAAATCTTCTAAGCTAACACGTCTACTATTTTGTACAACAGGAGTCTTACTCCGGAGGCTG gttcAAGAACCAGACCTAGCAGGTGTTAGTCATGTACTTGTTGATGAAATTCATGAAAGAGGCATAAATGAGGATTTCCTTATAATTATATTGCGTGACCTTCTTCCACGACGGCCAGACCTGCGAGTAGTATTAATGAGTGCCACCTTGAATGCTGATCTCTTCTCCAAATACTTTGGTAATTCACCAGTCATCCACATACCG GGTTTTACATTTCCTGTAACAGAATTTTTCCTAGAGGACATAATTGAAAAAACACGATACAAGATAACACCTGAGTTTGATAATTATCAAGGGAactcgaggaggaggaggatgaggcAATCATCTGCAAAATGTGATCCTTTGTCAGAAATGTTTGAG GGTGTTGATATTGATGTACAATACAAAAATTATAGCATATCTACAAGGCAATCACTTGAAGCATGGTCTTCTGCACAACTGGAATTGGGTCTT GTGGAAGCCACTATTGAATATATTTGCCGCAATGAAGGTGATGGAGCCATCCTTGTGTTCCTTACTGGATGGGATGAAATATCCAAACTGCTAGAAAAAATTAAAGGAAACATTTATCTTGGAGATTCCaataaatttcttgttcttccattACATGGTTCAATGCCAACTGTCAATCAACGTGAAATCTTTGACAGACCTCCAAAGAACATAAG GAAGATAGTTTTAGCAACAAATATTGCAGAAAGCAGCATTACGATAGATGATGTTGTTTATGTTGTTGATTGTGGCAAGGCTAAAGAAACAAGTTATGATGCCCTTAATAAGCTGGCATGCTTGTTACCATCATGGATATCAAAGGCTTCAGCACATCAG AGAAGAGGACGTGCTGGCCGAGTTCAACCAGGGGTGTGCTATAGGTTGTACCCAAAAATTATTCATGATGCTATGCCCCAGTACCAGTTACCTGAAATTCTTCGAACCCCTTTGCAAGAACTATGCCTTAACATTAAAAGCCTACAACTTGGAGTAATTGCAGCATTTTTAGCCAAGGCTCTTCAACCCCCTGATCCTTTGTCTGTTAAAAATGCTGTTGAACTTTTGAAAGCAATTGGAGCACTGGATGAAACAGAGGAGCTTACCCCACTTG GACGGCATCTGTGCACTCTACCCTTGGATCCAAATATTGGAAAGATGCTACTTATAGGATCCATATTCCAGTGCCTAGATCCAGCTCTCACAATTGCCGCCGCTCTGGCACATCGCGACCCATTCGTTCTACCTATAAATAGAAAAGAAGAAGCTGATTCTGCTAAAAGATTCTTTGCTGGTGATTCTTGCAG TGATCATATTGCTCTTCGTAATGCGTTTGAAGCATGGAAGGATGCAAAACATGGTGGTAGAGAGCGTGCTTTCTGTTGGGAGAATTTCTTGTCTCCCATAACATTGCAAATGATGGAGGATATGAGAAAGCAGTTCTTGGATCTGCTATCTGACATTGGTTTTGTGGATAAAGCTAAAGGTGCCAAG GCATACAACCAGTATGGAGATGATATGGAAATGATATGTGCTGTTCTTTGTGCTGGCCTTTACCCCAATGTCATCCAATGcaaaagaagaggaaagagaacAGCTTTCTACAGCAAAGATGTCGGGAAAGTTGATATCCATCCTTCCTCAGTTAATGCAAGGGTCAATCTGTTCCCTCTGTCCTACATGATTTACAGTGATAAGGTGAAATCTTCAAGCATATACATAAGGGATTCAACAAATATTTCAGATTATGCTTTGCTTCTGTTTGGTGGCAACCTTACACCCAGTGAATCTGGCGAGGGTATTGAGATGTTGGATGGCTACCTTCATTTCTCAGCTCCTAAAAACAGGCTACAACTTATTCAG AGATTGAGAGGAGAGCTTGATAAACTTTTGCAGAGGAAAATTGAGGAGCCAGAGCTGGATCTCCCTGCAGAAGGTAAGGATGTGGTTGCCGCAGCTGTAGAATTATTGCACAATCAAAACGTTTACCGATAA
- the LOC121969659 gene encoding DExH-box ATP-dependent RNA helicase DExH1-like isoform X3 produces MSTETERRVENLLDRSKDVAAKSSSTSTFVEGGKKTLTTLPISISESISSFNASKEKFSAQLRDLQDSKKASQSARAMLAFRERLPAYKMKDEFLTAVAENQVLVVSGETGCGKTTQLPQFILEQEIEHLRGADCSIICTQPRRISAISVATRIASERDESIGETVGYQIRLEAKSSKLTRLLFCTTGVLLRRLVQEPDLAGVSHVLVDEIHERGINEDFLIIILRDLLPRRPDLRVVLMSATLNADLFSKYFGNSPVIHIPGFTFPVTEFFLEDIIEKTRYKITPEFDNYQGNSRRRRMRQSSAKCDPLSEMFEGVDIDVQYKNYSISTRQSLEAWSSAQLELGLVEATIEYICRNEGDGAILVFLTGWDEISKLLEKIKGNIYLGDSNKFLVLPLHGSMPTVNQREIFDRPPKNIRKIVLATNIAESSITIDDVVYVVDCGKAKETSYDALNKLACLLPSWISKASAHQRRGRAGRVQPGVCYRLYPKIIHDAMPQYQLPEILRTPLQELCLNIKSLQLGVIAAFLAKALQPPDPLSVKNAVELLKAIGALDETEELTPLGRHLCTLPLDPNIGKMLLIGSIFQCLDPALTIAAALAHRDPFVLPINRKEEADSAKRFFAGDSCSDHIALRNAFEAWKDAKHGGRERAFCWENFLSPITLQMMEDMRKQFLDLLSDIGFVDKAKGAKAYNQYGDDMEMICAVLCAGLYPNVIQCKRRGKRTAFYSKDVGKVDIHPSSVNARVNLFPLSYMIYSDKVKSSSIYIRDSTNISDYALLLFGGNLTPSESGEGIEMLDGYLHFSAPKNRLQLIQRLRGELDKLLQRKIEEPELDLPAEGKDVVAAAVELLHNQNVYR; encoded by the exons ATGTCTACAGAAACTGAAAGAAGAGTAGAAAATCTTTTGGATAGATCAAAAGATGTGGCTGCCAAGAGTAGCTCCACCAGTACATTTGTTGAGGGAGGCAAGAAAACATTGACAACCTTGCCCATTTCTATATCTGAATCAATTTCATCGTTTAATGCTTCAAAGGAAAAGTTTAGTGCTCAACTGAGGGACCTACAGGATTCCAAGAAG GCATCCCAGAGTGCCAGAGCAATGTTGGCTTTCAGGGAAAGGTTACCAGCATACAAAATGAAGGATGAGTTTTTAACAGCTGTGGCAGAAAATCAG GTCCTTGTTGTTTCTGGTGAGACGGGCTGTGGCAAAACTACACAATTACCCCAATTCATCTTGGAGCAAGAGATAGAACATCTTCGTGGAGCAGATTGCAGTATTATATGTACTCAGCCACGACGGATATCTGCCATATCTGTTGCAACACGCATTGCTTCCGAAAGGGATGAAAGTATCGGAGAAACTGTTGGTTACCAGATTCGTTTAGAAGCAAAATCTTCTAAGCTAACACGTCTACTATTTTGTACAACAGGAGTCTTACTCCGGAGGCTG gttcAAGAACCAGACCTAGCAGGTGTTAGTCATGTACTTGTTGATGAAATTCATGAAAGAGGCATAAATGAGGATTTCCTTATAATTATATTGCGTGACCTTCTTCCACGACGGCCAGACCTGCGAGTAGTATTAATGAGTGCCACCTTGAATGCTGATCTCTTCTCCAAATACTTTGGTAATTCACCAGTCATCCACATACCG GGTTTTACATTTCCTGTAACAGAATTTTTCCTAGAGGACATAATTGAAAAAACACGATACAAGATAACACCTGAGTTTGATAATTATCAAGGGAactcgaggaggaggaggatgaggcAATCATCTGCAAAATGTGATCCTTTGTCAGAAATGTTTGAG GGTGTTGATATTGATGTACAATACAAAAATTATAGCATATCTACAAGGCAATCACTTGAAGCATGGTCTTCTGCACAACTGGAATTGGGTCTT GTGGAAGCCACTATTGAATATATTTGCCGCAATGAAGGTGATGGAGCCATCCTTGTGTTCCTTACTGGATGGGATGAAATATCCAAACTGCTAGAAAAAATTAAAGGAAACATTTATCTTGGAGATTCCaataaatttcttgttcttccattACATGGTTCAATGCCAACTGTCAATCAACGTGAAATCTTTGACAGACCTCCAAAGAACATAAG GAAGATAGTTTTAGCAACAAATATTGCAGAAAGCAGCATTACGATAGATGATGTTGTTTATGTTGTTGATTGTGGCAAGGCTAAAGAAACAAGTTATGATGCCCTTAATAAGCTGGCATGCTTGTTACCATCATGGATATCAAAGGCTTCAGCACATCAG AGAAGAGGACGTGCTGGCCGAGTTCAACCAGGGGTGTGCTATAGGTTGTACCCAAAAATTATTCATGATGCTATGCCCCAGTACCAGTTACCTGAAATTCTTCGAACCCCTTTGCAAGAACTATGCCTTAACATTAAAAGCCTACAACTTGGAGTAATTGCAGCATTTTTAGCCAAGGCTCTTCAACCCCCTGATCCTTTGTCTGTTAAAAATGCTGTTGAACTTTTGAAAGCAATTGGAGCACTGGATGAAACAGAGGAGCTTACCCCACTTG GACGGCATCTGTGCACTCTACCCTTGGATCCAAATATTGGAAAGATGCTACTTATAGGATCCATATTCCAGTGCCTAGATCCAGCTCTCACAATTGCCGCCGCTCTGGCACATCGCGACCCATTCGTTCTACCTATAAATAGAAAAGAAGAAGCTGATTCTGCTAAAAGATTCTTTGCTGGTGATTCTTGCAG TGATCATATTGCTCTTCGTAATGCGTTTGAAGCATGGAAGGATGCAAAACATGGTGGTAGAGAGCGTGCTTTCTGTTGGGAGAATTTCTTGTCTCCCATAACATTGCAAATGATGGAGGATATGAGAAAGCAGTTCTTGGATCTGCTATCTGACATTGGTTTTGTGGATAAAGCTAAAGGTGCCAAG GCATACAACCAGTATGGAGATGATATGGAAATGATATGTGCTGTTCTTTGTGCTGGCCTTTACCCCAATGTCATCCAATGcaaaagaagaggaaagagaacAGCTTTCTACAGCAAAGATGTCGGGAAAGTTGATATCCATCCTTCCTCAGTTAATGCAAGGGTCAATCTGTTCCCTCTGTCCTACATGATTTACAGTGATAAGGTGAAATCTTCAAGCATATACATAAGGGATTCAACAAATATTTCAGATTATGCTTTGCTTCTGTTTGGTGGCAACCTTACACCCAGTGAATCTGGCGAGGGTATTGAGATGTTGGATGGCTACCTTCATTTCTCAGCTCCTAAAAACAGGCTACAACTTATTCAG AGATTGAGAGGAGAGCTTGATAAACTTTTGCAGAGGAAAATTGAGGAGCCAGAGCTGGATCTCCCTGCAGAAGGTAAGGATGTGGTTGCCGCAGCTGTAGAATTATTGCACAATCAAAACGTTTACCGATAA